The window TAGCCCAATACAAAGGTCTCGCCCGCACTGGAAAGAAACCACTGCTCTTTTCCATCAACTTCTCGAGTCTGTGCAATCGATACCCACTGATAAAATACATTTCGATGCACTTTGGCTTCGAGCTCTCTTGGCATCATAACGTAAGGAACACCCTCTTTAATTTGTAACGGATGTTCAGAACTCAAAACAAGAGTATCACCGATATTGGTTGTTAACAGCAAGAGGCTTTCGCCATCTTCTGTACGTTGTACCCAATCGACCACCAAAAAAGGGACATCATCGACGGTAATTTTCACTTTTTCAGCCGGTGTGACAAGAAGATAATCGTCACCTTCTCTTACGAGTACAGAGGCAAAAAGTTTTACCAGTGCCTGCCGCTGAATTTCACTGTCCTGATAATACCAACGCCCTTCGCCATCAATTCGTATTGGAATTTCTCCACAATACGGCGGATTCCACTGCTCAGTAGGGGCGTGTTGATGCTTTTCCAGCTCTGCGATGAGGCGGTTTAACGACATACGACGTTATCAGTCAACCAGCTTCTTTTGACGTAGTAAGTACCAAAGTGTCGCTTCCGTGCGATTAGACACTTTTATGGCTTTAAATATTGCCGACAAGTGCACGCGGATGGTGCCCTCAGTAATCCCCAGAATATTAGCTATTTCTTTGTTCGACAAACCTTGTGCTAACAGCTGCATAATTTCCAGCTGACGTGGTGACAAAAAGCCCTCGGCACCGCTGGATTTATCGCGAGGCTCGTTCAGGTATGGGTCGTCCGGGATATAACGGTCACCATTTAGTAACGCACGAACCGCTAATTTCGCCTGTTCGGCCGTACTGTCTTTAGGTAAGTAACTACGTACCCCGGCAGCAAGCACCTGCCGAACTTCTGAAATAGAACGCGGGCGGGTAAAGACAACCAAGTGTGCCATCGGCGCTTCTTTTTTGATTTTCTGCAGCGCCGGACGGATTTCCGCGTCTGGCAAGTCCATATCTAAGAAAATGAGGTCGTACTTATCGGCAGATAGGTAGCTTTCAGCCACTTCAAACGAGTCGGCTTCATAAATCGAAGGCTGATTCGCATAGTTCGTTAAAAGCTGTATGAGCCCTGCACGCATAAAAAACTCAGGGTCTATAATGAGAATCTTCATTCCGACGTCCAAATTACCCGTTCTAAAATTAACTTTTAGCATACCTAAAATATAACAGACAGCAAGTATTTTGGTTGGTGATGTTGTCTATCCAAGATGAGTTGTTAATTTAGTTAACAAAAAGTTTATTCCGCTGTCTGGTTTATTCGCGCTAAAAAACGCTATAGTGTGACTTTACTTAAAAAATAAAAGAGTGTTGTGAGTATGTCTTTATCACGTCGTTTTTCATTAACATCCATTGCCACCGCTTCCATTACCAGTATGCTTTTAAGCACAACAGCGGTTGCCGATACGTTATACACCAACGCCAATGGGTATACGCTAACCAGCCCTGCCGGCGAAAATGCGGTATTACAGCAATTTTCGTCCATGTTGATAGATAACGGTAAGATTAAGGCCATTGGCGGTGACGAACTCAACGAACGCTATTCAAACACCGACGATATTATCAACTTGCAAGGCAAAACCGTTCTCCCCGGCCTGATTGATGCACACGGACACGTTTTGGGTTTAGGGAACAGCTTATTACAGGTGGACTTACGCGACAGCACATCAGTGAAGGACGCGGCTCAACGTGTTAAACGCTATGCAGACACACAGCCGTCTCTCCCCTGGATAACCGGCCGCAGTTGGAATCAAGAAAACTGGGAAGAAAAACGTTTTCCGCGCGCCAGCGACCTTGACGAGCTGGTTAACGAACGCCCCGTTTGGCTCACCCGCGTTGACGGTCACGCCGGTTGGGCTAATTCAGAAGCACTGCGTTTAGCCGGTATTGATAAAGACACCGTGTCTCCTGATGGTGGCGAAATCGTCAAAGATGAAAACGGTCAGCCAACCGGTGTTTTAATCGATAATGCCATGCAGCTCGTTGAAAAGGTCATACCGGAAGCCAGCTTTGAGCAGCAACGCAACGCTTTCCAACTCGCTTTCGAACATTTGGTTGAGCGCGGCATCACGTCGGTTCATGACGCCGGTATCAGTGCCGACGAAGTGTCGGTGTATAAAGGGTTACATAATCAGGAACTCATGCCGTTACGTATTTACGGTATGCTGGCGGCAACAGAGCCCAAATTGCCGCAACTGTTGGCTGAGGGTCCCTATCAGACAGACGACGATAAGCTGACTATCCGCAGTGTTAAAATATACGCCGATGGCGCGCTTGGCAGCCGTGGTGCCGCACTGATAGAAGATTACAGTGACGACCACGGCAACCATGGCCTGATGGTCACATCACAAGAGCAGATGATGTCGTTGTACCGCTTGATTATCCCACACGGATTCCAGGTAAATACGCATGCGATTGGTGACCGGGCTAACCGCGTTGTGTTGAATAATATACAACAAGCTTACGAGACAATCGGTGGTCGTAATTTAAGGAACCGTATTGAGCATT is drawn from Idiomarina piscisalsi and contains these coding sequences:
- a CDS encoding DUF1285 domain-containing protein, translating into MSLNRLIAELEKHQHAPTEQWNPPYCGEIPIRIDGEGRWYYQDSEIQRQALVKLFASVLVREGDDYLLVTPAEKVKITVDDVPFLVVDWVQRTEDGESLLLLTTNIGDTLVLSSEHPLQIKEGVPYVMMPRELEAKVHRNVFYQWVSIAQTREVDGKEQWFLSSAGETFVLGYVN
- a CDS encoding LuxR C-terminal-related transcriptional regulator, yielding MKILIIDPEFFMRAGLIQLLTNYANQPSIYEADSFEVAESYLSADKYDLIFLDMDLPDAEIRPALQKIKKEAPMAHLVVFTRPRSISEVRQVLAAGVRSYLPKDSTAEQAKLAVRALLNGDRYIPDDPYLNEPRDKSSGAEGFLSPRQLEIMQLLAQGLSNKEIANILGITEGTIRVHLSAIFKAIKVSNRTEATLWYLLRQKKLVD
- a CDS encoding amidohydrolase, with protein sequence MSLSRRFSLTSIATASITSMLLSTTAVADTLYTNANGYTLTSPAGENAVLQQFSSMLIDNGKIKAIGGDELNERYSNTDDIINLQGKTVLPGLIDAHGHVLGLGNSLLQVDLRDSTSVKDAAQRVKRYADTQPSLPWITGRSWNQENWEEKRFPRASDLDELVNERPVWLTRVDGHAGWANSEALRLAGIDKDTVSPDGGEIVKDENGQPTGVLIDNAMQLVEKVIPEASFEQQRNAFQLAFEHLVERGITSVHDAGISADEVSVYKGLHNQELMPLRIYGMLAATEPKLPQLLAEGPYQTDDDKLTIRSVKIYADGALGSRGAALIEDYSDDHGNHGLMVTSQEQMMSLYRLIIPHGFQVNTHAIGDRANRVVLNNIQQAYETIGGRNLRNRIEHSQIVHPDDLHRFKDLNLVASMQPTHATSDKNMAEDRLGKDRMEGAYAWQTFLQQGTIVASGSDFPVELANPFYGLHAAVTRQDRSNMPEGGWYANESMSRAQALRSFTIDAAYAAWQEQELGSLEPGKWADFILVDQDPFAVGAKDIWRTDVEATYVAGERVYSKGDNDE